A stretch of the Tannerella serpentiformis genome encodes the following:
- the gcvH gene encoding glycine cleavage system protein GcvH: MNFPSELKYTKDHEWIRVEGDTAFVGITDYAQQELGEIVFVDIATEGETLAKDEAFGSVEAVKTVSDLLMPVAGEVLEVNPELEDKPELVNSDPYGKGWLIKVKPADVAEVAGLLSADDYKNLIG, encoded by the coding sequence ATGAACTTTCCATCAGAACTGAAGTACACGAAGGATCACGAATGGATCCGCGTGGAAGGCGACACCGCCTTCGTAGGTATCACCGATTATGCACAGCAGGAGCTGGGCGAGATCGTATTCGTTGACATCGCCACCGAGGGCGAGACGCTGGCCAAGGACGAGGCCTTTGGCTCCGTTGAGGCTGTCAAGACCGTCTCTGACCTGCTCATGCCCGTAGCTGGCGAGGTGCTCGAAGTGAATCCCGAACTTGAGGATAAGCCCGAGCTCGTTAACTCCGATCCGTATGGCAAAGGCTGGCTGATCAAGGTGAAACCCGCTGACGTCGCTGAAGTAGCCGGACTCCTTTCGGCCGATGACTACAAGAACCTCATCGGATGA
- the rpoN gene encoding RNA polymerase factor sigma-54 encodes MQKQQLQQSLQQRLSPQQIQVVRMLELPALEMEERIKQELEENPALEEGRDPTESDDEPATDPDDEMTAEDSSLADLGDYLTDDDIPEYQLRAMSNAEERREEIPFAVGPSMHDHLEEQLSLRSLTEREREIGRYIIGNIDDDGYLRRELSAVADDLMFKAGIEANEADVEAVLRIIQDFEPAGVGARDLRECLLLQLKKKRPTPDTALALRILNEHFDAFTRKHYEKIRRALDLDEAALKTVLREITRLNPKPGNGWNEASDTAMNRITPDFIVDCHNGQLSLSMNQRDAPELHVNREYADMFRDYLGNKSNRSPEMRNAVQFVKQKLDAARWFIDAVRQRRETLQRTMEAILMLQTDFFLTGDETKLRPMILKDVAEHAGYDISTVSRVSNSKYVQTNFGIYPLKFFFSEGVLNDQGEEISTREIKKIMRETIDAEDKRNPVTDEALCALLRAKGYTPARRTVAKYREQLGIPVARLRKEL; translated from the coding sequence ATGCAGAAACAACAGTTACAGCAAAGCCTGCAGCAACGCCTCTCACCGCAGCAAATCCAGGTGGTCCGTATGCTCGAGCTGCCCGCCTTGGAGATGGAAGAGCGCATCAAACAGGAGCTGGAGGAGAACCCCGCCTTAGAGGAAGGACGCGACCCGACCGAATCGGACGACGAACCCGCTACCGACCCGGACGACGAGATGACGGCGGAGGACAGCTCCCTGGCCGATCTGGGCGACTACCTCACGGACGACGACATCCCCGAGTATCAGCTCCGCGCCATGAGTAACGCGGAGGAGCGGCGCGAGGAGATCCCCTTTGCCGTCGGGCCCTCCATGCACGACCACCTCGAAGAGCAGCTCAGCCTGCGCTCACTCACGGAGCGCGAACGCGAAATAGGCCGTTACATCATCGGTAACATCGACGACGATGGCTACCTGCGCCGCGAACTCTCGGCCGTGGCCGACGACCTGATGTTCAAGGCCGGCATCGAGGCCAACGAGGCGGACGTGGAGGCTGTCCTACGCATCATTCAGGACTTTGAGCCGGCCGGTGTCGGTGCCCGTGACCTCCGCGAGTGCCTCCTCCTGCAACTGAAAAAGAAGCGCCCCACGCCCGACACCGCCCTGGCGCTGCGCATCCTCAACGAGCATTTCGACGCCTTCACCCGCAAGCATTACGAGAAGATCCGCCGTGCGCTGGACCTCGATGAGGCGGCGCTCAAGACCGTCCTGCGTGAGATCACCCGCCTCAACCCCAAGCCCGGTAACGGCTGGAACGAGGCCTCAGACACGGCCATGAACCGCATCACGCCGGACTTCATCGTGGACTGCCACAACGGCCAGCTCAGCCTCAGCATGAATCAGCGCGACGCCCCCGAGCTGCACGTGAACCGTGAGTACGCCGACATGTTTCGCGACTATCTCGGCAACAAGTCCAACCGTAGCCCGGAAATGCGCAACGCGGTGCAGTTCGTCAAGCAAAAGCTCGACGCCGCCCGCTGGTTCATCGACGCCGTCCGGCAACGTCGCGAGACACTCCAGCGCACCATGGAGGCCATCCTCATGCTGCAAACCGACTTCTTTCTCACCGGCGACGAAACGAAGCTCCGCCCCATGATCCTCAAGGACGTGGCCGAGCATGCGGGTTACGACATCTCGACCGTCTCACGCGTCAGCAACAGCAAGTATGTCCAGACCAACTTCGGCATCTACCCCCTCAAGTTCTTCTTCTCCGAGGGCGTCCTGAACGACCAAGGCGAGGAGATCTCCACCCGCGAGATCAAGAAGATCATGCGCGAGACGATCGACGCCGAAGACAAGCGCAACCCTGTGACCGACGAGGCCCTCTGCGCCTTGCTCCGAGCCAAAGGCTACACCCCTGCTCGCCGCACGGTGGCTAAATACCGCGAGCAACTCGGCATTCCTGTGGCTCGCCTAAGGAAGGAGCTGTGA
- a CDS encoding ribonuclease Z → MTSFDITILGCGSATPTLRHEATAQVIDLRDKLYLMDCGEGAQLQMRRYHIRFNRITHIFISHLHGDHCFGLPGLLSTLGMLGRTGELVVHGPHALEDFLRPILAVFCKDMPYEVRLDLIDPTQHALVMEDRSVSVWSIPLSHRIPACGYLFAEHPAEAHIRRDMIDFYQVPVHALRAIKQGADYVTPDGITVPHERLTRPATPPRRYAFCSDTEFLPSIVPLVEGVDCLYHEATFMERDVARARQTFHSTAREAAEIARRAGVKRLVLGHYSARYDDLAPLLAEATAVFPHTTLGQEGMRVAL, encoded by the coding sequence ATGACTTCCTTCGACATCACCATCCTCGGCTGCGGATCGGCCACGCCCACGCTGCGACATGAGGCCACGGCGCAGGTGATCGACCTGCGCGACAAGCTCTACCTCATGGATTGTGGCGAGGGGGCGCAGCTACAGATGCGGCGCTACCACATCCGCTTCAATCGCATCACGCACATCTTCATCTCTCACCTGCACGGCGACCATTGCTTCGGTCTGCCCGGGCTACTCTCCACGCTCGGCATGCTGGGCCGGACGGGTGAGCTGGTCGTCCATGGGCCGCATGCTCTCGAGGATTTCCTCCGGCCCATCCTCGCCGTCTTTTGCAAGGACATGCCCTACGAGGTGCGCCTCGACCTGATCGACCCCACGCAGCACGCGCTTGTGATGGAGGATCGCTCCGTCAGCGTCTGGTCCATCCCCCTCAGCCACCGCATCCCCGCCTGCGGCTACCTCTTTGCCGAACACCCGGCCGAGGCGCACATTCGGCGCGATATGATCGACTTCTATCAGGTGCCCGTCCATGCGCTGCGGGCCATCAAGCAGGGGGCCGACTATGTCACCCCCGACGGCATCACCGTGCCCCACGAGCGGCTCACGCGTCCAGCCACACCGCCACGCCGCTATGCTTTCTGTTCGGACACGGAGTTTCTGCCCTCCATCGTGCCCCTCGTCGAGGGTGTGGACTGCCTCTACCACGAGGCTACGTTCATGGAGCGAGATGTGGCGCGCGCCCGCCAGACCTTCCACTCCACTGCCCGCGAGGCGGCCGAGATCGCCCGTCGGGCAGGTGTAAAGCGCCTTGTGCTCGGTCATTACTCGGCCCGTTACGACGACCTCGCGCCCCTCCTCGCCGAAGCCACGGCCGTCTTCCCCCACACCACGCTCGGCCAAGAGGGCATGCGGGTGGCGCTGTGA
- a CDS encoding flavin reductase family protein has protein sequence MTEAFKKTPVELTAHHGHILQALRRGVSLTASADGRTNSMTISWGMLGIEWNRPLFITYVRTGRFTHGLLDRNPEFTVNLPAPGMDHLTRLISYLGTHSGRNEDKIATLGLHLVPGSEVSVPGLAELPLTLECRILYRQLQQADCFLPGNEAILKSCYPQDVPSEATGSNRDFHTAIYGEIVGAHLIQPA, from the coding sequence ATGACAGAAGCATTCAAAAAGACACCCGTCGAGCTCACAGCGCATCACGGGCACATCCTCCAAGCCCTCCGTCGGGGCGTGAGCCTAACCGCCTCAGCCGACGGCCGCACGAACTCGATGACCATCTCCTGGGGCATGCTCGGTATCGAGTGGAACCGCCCCCTCTTCATCACCTACGTCCGCACCGGACGCTTCACCCACGGCCTACTCGACCGCAACCCCGAGTTCACCGTCAACCTCCCCGCCCCCGGCATGGATCACCTCACGCGCCTCATCAGTTACCTCGGCACCCACTCCGGGCGCAACGAAGACAAGATCGCCACGCTCGGTCTGCACCTCGTGCCCGGTAGCGAGGTCTCGGTGCCCGGCCTGGCCGAGCTTCCCCTCACCCTCGAGTGCCGCATCCTCTACCGCCAGCTCCAGCAGGCCGACTGCTTCCTGCCCGGCAACGAGGCGATACTCAAGTCGTGTTACCCGCAGGACGTCCCCAGCGAAGCCACCGGCAGCAACCGCGACTTCCACACCGCCATCTATGGCGAGATCGTCGGCGCCCACCTCATTCAACCCGCTTGA
- a CDS encoding class I SAM-dependent methyltransferase: MKADKLSGVPETMLITLWAKATETNRPDALLRDPKAVEIMNRIDYDFTKFRGGTMSQVGCCIRADLIDREAKKFLEAHPDAVVIQLGAGIDARYDRLGRPAVTHWYDLDLPEAIDLRRRLLPETERNTYLAMSLLDFRWIDTVRAHGRPVLLILEGVLMYFTEAEVRSFFDAICRDLPDGTTILFDMLAYSLVNNAKHHDVVKKTDKTVEFKWSVLDTHEIEHWNPRIHLVREYYMSDHSRGRFPFVFRTLYHIPYFHRRFNQRIVNLELR; this comes from the coding sequence ATGAAAGCAGATAAACTATCGGGCGTACCCGAAACCATGCTCATCACCCTCTGGGCCAAAGCCACCGAGACGAATCGGCCAGACGCCCTGCTGCGCGACCCGAAGGCGGTCGAAATCATGAACCGCATCGACTATGACTTCACGAAGTTCCGGGGCGGCACCATGTCGCAAGTCGGCTGTTGCATCCGCGCCGACCTGATCGACCGCGAGGCCAAGAAGTTCCTCGAGGCCCACCCCGACGCCGTCGTCATACAGCTCGGCGCCGGCATCGACGCCCGCTACGACCGCCTGGGCCGCCCCGCCGTCACCCACTGGTACGACCTCGATCTGCCCGAGGCCATCGACCTCCGCCGTCGCCTCCTGCCCGAGACCGAGCGCAATACCTACCTGGCCATGTCCCTCCTCGACTTCCGCTGGATCGACACCGTCCGCGCCCACGGTCGGCCCGTGCTCCTCATCCTCGAAGGCGTGCTGATGTACTTCACCGAGGCAGAGGTGCGGAGCTTCTTCGACGCCATCTGCCGCGACCTCCCCGACGGCACCACCATCCTCTTCGACATGCTGGCCTACTCGCTCGTGAACAACGCCAAGCATCACGACGTCGTGAAGAAGACCGATAAGACGGTCGAGTTCAAATGGTCCGTCCTCGATACCCACGAGATAGAGCACTGGAACCCCCGCATCCACCTCGTCCGCGAGTACTACATGAGCGACCACTCCCGCGGACGCTTCCCCTTCGTCTTCCGCACCCTCTACCACATCCCCTACTTCCACCGTCGCTTCAACCAGCGCATCGTCAACCTCGAGTTGCGTTGA
- a CDS encoding relaxase/mobilization nuclease domain-containing protein — protein sequence MIAKCKAIAHGGNALEYIFREGKLGRLLALHNLCGETPKEIHEEMRLIGDYNSRCKNKFLRIEIGIAPQDEPQMTFKTLNRLALLFAKQMGLDDHQWVSVTHKDTDNLYIHIIANRISLGGQAYNTTFVSNRAARVAEELSRKYGLTIANEVHSARPHRKAQANPARDRTKQQVRSICYTLLDKHRGKGLSGHSMFLYELHQSGVTIDRMKNKQGKVYGLKFTYGEHSFKASEIGREFGFRTLPKQFEIGNAQKPIIPFAHSSMSPTKDSTSIIQVTGSVVNTALDTAESLLSKTGEVTALQTHGADYAEIAWQRRLRNQTGKKKKRGRGI from the coding sequence ATGATCGCAAAGTGTAAGGCCATCGCACACGGAGGCAACGCGCTGGAGTACATCTTTCGCGAGGGAAAGCTCGGCCGGCTTCTCGCCCTCCACAACCTCTGTGGCGAAACGCCAAAGGAGATCCACGAGGAGATGAGGCTGATTGGCGACTACAACAGTCGCTGCAAAAACAAGTTCCTGCGCATCGAGATCGGCATCGCCCCGCAGGACGAGCCGCAGATGACGTTCAAGACCCTGAACCGCCTCGCACTGCTCTTTGCCAAGCAGATGGGGCTGGACGACCATCAATGGGTGTCCGTCACGCATAAGGACACTGACAACCTGTACATCCACATCATCGCCAATCGGATCAGTCTCGGTGGGCAGGCCTACAACACCACATTCGTGAGCAATCGTGCGGCGAGAGTGGCCGAAGAACTCAGCCGCAAGTACGGGCTGACCATCGCCAACGAAGTCCACTCCGCGCGACCGCATCGAAAAGCCCAAGCCAATCCGGCAAGAGACCGCACGAAGCAACAAGTGCGGAGCATCTGCTACACCCTACTGGACAAACACCGCGGAAAAGGCTTGTCGGGTCACTCCATGTTCCTCTACGAACTCCACCAAAGCGGCGTCACGATCGACCGCATGAAAAACAAACAGGGCAAAGTCTACGGGCTGAAGTTTACCTACGGCGAGCACAGTTTCAAGGCCTCCGAGATCGGTCGTGAGTTTGGTTTTCGCACCCTGCCGAAACAGTTCGAAATCGGCAATGCGCAGAAGCCCATCATCCCCTTCGCCCATTCCTCCATGAGCCCTACGAAAGACAGTACCTCTATCATACAAGTCACAGGTTCCGTTGTAAACACCGCTTTAGACACCGCGGAAAGCCTTCTTTCGAAGACTGGAGAGGTCACAGCTCTACAGACACACGGCGCAGACTACGCCGAGATCGCATGGCAACGGCGCTTAAGAAACCAAACCGGGAAAAAGAAGAAGCGAGGGAGGGGGATATGA
- a CDS encoding plasmid mobilization protein → MKRHPQKEDKKPNKTAFIKVRCTAEEKERIRSRATNAGRKYSDYCREMLLGGSVIAVPPMGDNEKEALAILRQTALFYAHISNLIKVKDVSWVDATKALATYAKIAFKRFFSSRYRVPEEVFKRLNIEDHDRKV, encoded by the coding sequence ATGAAAAGACACCCCCAAAAGGAAGACAAGAAGCCGAACAAGACCGCCTTTATCAAGGTCAGATGCACGGCCGAGGAGAAGGAGCGGATCCGTTCGAGAGCCACAAACGCGGGGCGGAAATACTCCGACTACTGCCGCGAGATGTTACTGGGTGGATCCGTCATCGCCGTCCCTCCGATGGGTGACAACGAGAAGGAAGCGCTCGCCATCCTCCGTCAGACAGCGCTATTCTACGCGCACATTTCTAACCTGATTAAGGTCAAGGACGTCTCCTGGGTAGACGCGACGAAGGCACTCGCCACCTATGCCAAGATCGCTTTTAAGCGGTTCTTCAGCTCCCGCTATCGGGTCCCCGAGGAGGTATTTAAGCGCTTAAATATTGAAGACCATGATCGCAAAGTGTAA
- a CDS encoding DUF3408 domain-containing protein has protein sequence MKEKDTNKADREFLDVYLGETHPQEAEPSGQSVHAESALTPKRISAKMRRGTLEAYKQTFLVPAKLTDRRAVYLSRATQERADFVVRRLGDRGANLSSFVERIVRAHLEDYDEEIEEWRKL, from the coding sequence ATGAAAGAGAAAGACACCAACAAAGCAGATCGGGAGTTTCTCGACGTCTATTTGGGAGAAACGCATCCACAGGAAGCAGAGCCATCCGGGCAATCCGTGCATGCCGAGAGTGCACTCACACCGAAACGCATCAGCGCCAAAATGAGACGAGGGACGCTGGAGGCTTACAAGCAGACCTTCCTCGTCCCCGCCAAGCTGACAGATCGTCGGGCGGTCTACCTCAGTCGGGCGACTCAGGAGCGCGCCGACTTCGTTGTCCGTCGATTGGGAGATCGAGGCGCCAACCTCTCGAGCTTCGTGGAGCGCATCGTGCGTGCCCATTTGGAAGACTACGACGAGGAGATCGAGGAGTGGCGAAAGCTGTAA
- a CDS encoding toprim domain-containing protein, which yields MKEENLSTIRRYPITAYLESKGITPVRRLAAYAMYRSPLRDERHPSFKVDTEKNLWIDYSEGRGGSIIDLYMRLEGCTLPEAIRCLGKMIFGRTTSDYPRTESHLHSPERTDGGRKLIGISDDLPPHLQDYLTKERCIDLGRAWPFLRCVRYEVRGREYEVIGFANASGGYELRGTGLFKGTLAPKDITPIFPDRRQPVCLFEGFMDFLSFLSMKEKVGNHCLVMNSVANVGRCIRYLRERHITVLRAFLDNDDAGRRTLGTFIEAGFLVEDMAVHYQGCKDLNEFHVNRIRRLREQHGQAPITTKPTHTIKLKRR from the coding sequence ATGAAAGAAGAAAACCTATCGACCATCAGGCGGTACCCCATCACGGCGTACTTGGAAAGTAAAGGCATCACGCCCGTCCGACGGCTGGCGGCCTATGCAATGTACCGTTCACCATTGCGGGATGAACGCCACCCCAGCTTCAAGGTAGACACCGAGAAGAACCTGTGGATCGACTATTCCGAGGGCCGTGGAGGTAGCATTATTGACCTCTATATGCGGCTCGAGGGGTGCACCCTTCCGGAGGCCATCCGCTGTTTGGGGAAGATGATTTTCGGTCGCACGACGAGCGATTACCCGCGGACGGAATCCCACCTTCATAGCCCCGAGAGAACAGACGGAGGAAGAAAATTGATCGGCATATCGGATGACCTTCCGCCACATTTGCAAGACTACCTGACAAAAGAGCGGTGTATCGACCTCGGTCGGGCCTGGCCCTTCCTCCGATGCGTCCGCTACGAAGTGAGGGGACGGGAGTACGAAGTCATCGGCTTTGCCAATGCCTCGGGCGGCTACGAACTACGGGGCACCGGGCTGTTCAAGGGTACACTAGCGCCGAAGGACATTACACCCATCTTTCCCGACAGGCGGCAGCCAGTCTGCCTCTTCGAAGGCTTCATGGACTTCCTCTCCTTCCTTTCAATGAAAGAAAAGGTCGGTAACCATTGCCTCGTGATGAACTCTGTGGCTAATGTCGGGCGGTGCATCCGTTACTTGCGCGAGCGGCACATCACGGTCCTTCGTGCGTTCCTCGATAATGACGACGCTGGAAGGCGAACCTTGGGCACGTTCATCGAAGCTGGGTTTCTGGTGGAAGACATGGCCGTACACTACCAAGGATGCAAGGATCTCAACGAATTCCATGTCAACCGCATCCGTCGCCTACGAGAACAACATGGACAAGCTCCAATCACAACCAAACCAACCCACACAATCAAACTAAAAAGGAGATAG
- a CDS encoding DUF6769 family protein: MIRKKAYLFNLWLATLLVLSVTFLPHHHHLKAVCFTEEICDVDGNINDQHTAHHATEQESNSEDCSIDQIKQIFIGEKGLQQLKQAVSQQAHMLYAVVLSILAIPQADVSPYEKAFQEPLIRFLDCCISSGGLRAPPIL; this comes from the coding sequence GTGATAAGGAAAAAGGCATATTTATTCAATCTGTGGCTGGCAACACTGTTGGTGCTGTCAGTTACTTTTTTGCCTCATCACCACCATTTGAAAGCGGTGTGCTTTACGGAGGAAATCTGTGATGTTGACGGTAACATCAACGATCAGCACACGGCACATCACGCTACAGAGCAGGAATCAAACTCAGAAGACTGCTCTATTGACCAAATCAAGCAAATATTTATAGGAGAAAAGGGCCTGCAACAACTCAAGCAGGCTGTTTCACAACAGGCACATATGCTGTATGCTGTGGTATTGTCCATTCTCGCAATACCTCAAGCCGACGTTTCACCTTATGAAAAAGCATTCCAAGAGCCGCTAATCCGCTTTTTAGATTGTTGTATTTCATCGGGTGGATTGCGTGCACCTCCCATACTGTAA